A genome region from Arachis duranensis cultivar V14167 chromosome 6, aradu.V14167.gnm2.J7QH, whole genome shotgun sequence includes the following:
- the LOC107494429 gene encoding uncharacterized protein LOC107494429, which yields MGDKGKRRAIAATPIGSYFKERTTPGSQPALKSVLASEQVKHKVKLGLARWIIDAQIPFHAIQSPYFQPALDGVAAIGPGFKGPSYDEMRVHLLADLKKEYQFLVEGYRSSWKRTGCTLMADGWTDQRQCTLINFLVYCPAGMSFVKSVDASDMIKTVDTLFKLFAEVIEWVGSSNIVYVVTDNAANYVSAGKLIHEKYPNIFWSPCAAHCINLILKDIASLPHIADLASRASKVTVFVYNHMIFLSWLRKRKEWKEIVRPGVTRFATVFITLKSIYDHKEDLQSLVIDKYFTSHKLSKSVNGKMVSSIILDSKFWEDCFTTVMLVGPLIKLLRLVDADEKPSLRIVYAGMQRAKINIKTMFRNMK from the coding sequence ATGGGAGACAAAGGAAAGAGAAGAGCGATTGCTGCTACTCCAATTGGAAGTTATTTTAAGGAAAGGACTACGCCAGGCTCTCAACCAGCTTTGAAAAGTGTCTTGGCCAGTGAACAAGTTAAACACAAGGTTAAGTTGGGACTCGCAAGATGGATCATTGATGCACAGATTCCATTCCATGCAATTCAATCGCCTTACTTTCAACCTGCCTTGGACGGCGTTGCTGCAATTGGTCCTGGTTTCAAGGGACCGTCGTATGACGAAATGAGAGTTCATTTGCTGGCCGATCTTAAGAAGGAGTATCAGTTTCTTGTTGAAGGTTATAGGAGCTCGTGGAAAAGGACTGGTTGTACACTGATGGCAGATGGCTGGACTGATCAAAGGCAGTGTACGTTAATTAATTTTCTCGTTTATTGTCCTGCTGGTATGTCATTTGTTAAGTCTGTTGATGCTTCTGATATGATAAAAACTGTCGATACCTTATTTAAATTGTTTGCTGAGGTTATTGAGTGGGTTGGGTCTAGTAACATTGTGTATGTGGTTACTGATAATGCTGCGAATTATGTATCTGCTGGAAAACTCATTCATGAAAAGTATCCAAACATTTTTTGGTCTCCTTGTGCTGCTCATTGCATCAATCTTATCTTGAAAGACATAGCAAGTCTTCCTCACATAGCTGACCTTGCCTCTCGTGCTTCAAAAGTGACTGTCTTTGTTTACAATCATATGATTTTCTTGTCATggcttagaaaaagaaaagagtggAAAGAAATTGTTCGACCAGGAGTAACACGTTTTGCTACTGTTTTCATTACTTTGAAAAGTATATATGATCATAAAGAAGACTTGCAGTCATTGGTGATTGACAAATATTTCACTTCTCATAAATTATCCAAGAGTGTCAATGGGAAGATGGttagttcaattatcttggataGTAAGTTTTGGGAGGATTGTTTTACTACTGTTATGCTTGTTGGTCCTCTAATTAAGTTATTGAGACTTGTTGATGCTGATGAGAAACCTTCTCTGCGTATCGTGTATGCGGGCATGCAAAGAGCCAAAATTAATATCAAGACAATGTTTAGAAATATGAAATAG